One stretch of Armigeres subalbatus isolate Guangzhou_Male chromosome 2, GZ_Asu_2, whole genome shotgun sequence DNA includes these proteins:
- the LOC134215448 gene encoding uncharacterized protein LOC134215448 — protein sequence MKSFLLIFVVFVGCHGQGFQGYYYPRPSIQLQAVPVQTVYRTQTLTRSIQYPVYQTLTHTVQYPVYQTLTQTVQYPVYFTSTVVDIRYITAHSTLIQSVTQYQTRTDTLVIRPSPVTQYSTIVNTATVTKTVVSSVQDDSRPTNAYLPPVPQVDDEARPPPTNAYLPPFSGNARSSSSGILSSDFGSSSGSSGSSVRTSPFGKQPVTLNLGALPPV from the exons ATG AAAAGTTTTTTACTCATTTTCGTCGTATTCGTTGGATGCCATGGTCAAGGATTCCAAGGGTACTATTATCCTAGACCAAGCATTCAATTGCAAGCTGTACCTGTCCAGACGGTATACCGAACGCAAACTCTCACGCGGAGCATACAATATCCAGTATACCAGACACTAACTCACACCGTCCAGTATCCAGTGTACCAAACACTTACCCAAACAGTTCAATATCCTGTGTATTTCACATCAACGGTGGTGGACATAAGATACATTACCGCGCACTCCACTCTCATTCAGTCTGTGACGCAATATCAAACCAGAACCGATACCCTGGTGATCAGACCCAGCCCAGTGACCCAGTACTCAACCATCGTGAACACTGCCACTGTAACTAAGACTGTAGTGAGCTCTGTTCAGGATGATAGCCGTCCAACCAACGCGTACCTTCCTCCGGTACCGCAAGTTGACGATGAAGCCCGCCCACCACCAACTAATGCATATTTACCACCGTTCTCTGGCAATGCTCGCAGCAGCTCTAGTGGGATTTTAAGCTCAGACTTTGGAAGTTCATCGGGAAGCAGTGGAAGCAGCGTTCGCACTTCACCATTCGGAAAGCAGCCAGTAACGCTTAACTTGGGAGCTTTGCCGCCAGTGTAG